In the genome of Fodinicurvata sp. EGI_FJ10296, the window ACGTTAAAAGGGGCTGAACTCGGAAACGTGGAGCGTCGCCGGCGCGGAACTGTTGTTGAATGTTCCGACCCAGATATCGTACCGGCCGGACATCGGCTGGTCGAATTGCACGGCCGGATCGACGCCGCGATAGTCGTCGTTGCAGTACCACCGGCCGTTCGGGGCATTGACCAGCAACGTCGTATCGGTATTGGACGTGACATAGAAACTGAGCGGCATCATACCCGCACTGTAATCAACCTGAAAATCAGGTGCCGTCGCCACGTAGCCGATGCAACCGGGGCCATACCCCAGGCGACTTGCGTCGTTGCCGCCACCGGCCGTCAGCGACTGGCGCCGGGGATCGTTGGCAAAGCCCGAGCGCAGCGAAAGGCTGCCATAAATCGGCGCAGCGCTCAGATCGAGCCCGCCGGCCCCATATCCACCGGATCCGCCGCTGTTCCCGTATCCGCCGCCACTCGACTCCATGCCGAAGGGCTCAAGCTCGGTAATATGAAGTCTTGCCGACGCGGAGATCTGACCGAAGGTTCCGACCCAGATATCGTATTGGCCGGATTGCGGCTGATTGAATCGGACGGCCGGATCGACGCCGCGCGTGTCGTCATTGCAGTACCACCGACCGTCCGGCGCGTTGACCACGAGCGTCGTGTCGGTGTTGGACGTGGCGTAAAAGCTGAGAGGCAGACCACCAGCAGAATAGTAGACGCGATAATCCGGCGAATTGGCGACATAGCCGGTGCAGGATCCACCGATCGTGTTGCGGACATTCACAGTACCGCCAGCCGTAAGATCGACGGTCCTTGGGTCGCCAGCAAAGGCAGCATTCAGGTTTGTTTGTCCGTAGATCGGCACCCCTGACACGTCCTGAGCGAAAGCCTGCGCCCCGGTCATGCCACCGGCGACGCCGGCCAATGCAACCCCGACGATCGCGCCCCAGAAACGCGAAACTGATTCGACCATTATTTTCTCCAGAAGATCATATGACGACATCCATGTGTTCGAAATTATTACGTCACAAAGTACAAACAGAATGCTAATTCGCCTTGCTGTCCGGCAAATTTGACGGACAGCAGTTGCGTCGTCTCCCGGGCCGGCGCACGGCCTGATGACGAAGCCGATTTCTGTCGATATGGTCGTCTGGACACGACAAATAGCCGGATCGATCACCGGGCGGAGCAGCACATGATATCACTGGAAGCCGACGTTCTGATTGTCGGCGGCGGAATGGCCGGCACCTGCGCCGCTATCGCGGCCGCCCGCAGCGGGTCGCAAACAATACTGGTCGAACGCAACGGCTTTCTGGGCGGGGCTGCGACCGCGGCGGCTGTCGGGCAGTTCGTCGGCTGGGAAACCGAAGCTGGACGGCGCGTCATCGCCGGGCTGGCCGAAGAGGTCGTTGCCCGACTGATCGACAATGACGGCGCTCACGGACACAGCCGTTTCGTCATGTCGACCGGCCATGTCATGGATCGCGTGCAGTACAATCCGGAAATTCTGAAATGCGTCCTGGATTCGCTGGTGGCCGAAGCCGGTGTCGACCTGCTTTTTCATGCCTGGCAGGCCGGTGCAGAGACGCACGGAGCACGGGTTTACGGCGCACGCTTCCTGACCAAGAGCGGTGAAATCAGTATTCGCGCGCGGCAGTTCATCGATGCCACCGGCGATCTCGACCTGCTGCAGGCCGTCAGCGCGCCGATGCTTCGGGCCGACCGGGACAGGCTGCAGCCGGGAACGTTGATGTTTGCCATTGGGCCAATCGACTTTGATCGGTTCGACGCGATCGAACTGGAAGAAAAGGGAGCACTTGCCCGGCGCGGTTTCGAGGAGGGTGCGCTCGCGCGGCCGGCACTGCACTGCAGCCGCGTGCCGGGCAGCGATCATGGCTGGTTCAACGTCACGCGCGTGACCGTAGACGGCAGCGACGCCCGATCGCTGAGCCAAGCAGAGATCGAAGGGCGGCGGCAGGCGCTGGCCGCCGCGCGCTATATCATCGATAAGGTTCCGGGCTGCGAAAATGCGCGCCTGTCGGCGTTCGCACCGCAACTGGGCATTCGCGAAACCCGTCGTGCGCTCGCCGATCATACGATTACCGTCGAAGATCTCGCGTCGGCGCGCCGCTTCGACGACACCATCGCCTGCGGGGCCTATCCGATCGATCTGCACAAGGCCAACAGCGGCGCGCTGACGATCGAGGGGTTCGGCGCCGATCACGCCTATTGCGTCCCGTTGAGGGCGCTGATCGTTCGCGATTTCGACAATCTGCAGGTGGCAGGGCGCGGCATTTCGGCCACCCAGGAAGCCCATGGCGCGTTGCGGGTCATGCCGCTGGCCATGGCGATGGGCCAGGCCGTCGGCACCGCCGCCGCCATGGCCGCAGGCGCGGGTAACGATCCGGCGGTGCGCGACATCGACATTTCCGCGCTGCGCGACCGGCTCTCCCGGGCCGGTGCGAT includes:
- a CDS encoding FAD-dependent oxidoreductase; its protein translation is MISLEADVLIVGGGMAGTCAAIAAARSGSQTILVERNGFLGGAATAAAVGQFVGWETEAGRRVIAGLAEEVVARLIDNDGAHGHSRFVMSTGHVMDRVQYNPEILKCVLDSLVAEAGVDLLFHAWQAGAETHGARVYGARFLTKSGEISIRARQFIDATGDLDLLQAVSAPMLRADRDRLQPGTLMFAIGPIDFDRFDAIELEEKGALARRGFEEGALARPALHCSRVPGSDHGWFNVTRVTVDGSDARSLSQAEIEGRRQALAAARYIIDKVPGCENARLSAFAPQLGIRETRRALADHTITVEDLASARRFDDTIACGAYPIDLHKANSGALTIEGFGADHAYCVPLRALIVRDFDNLQVAGRGISATQEAHGALRVMPLAMAMGQAVGTAAAMAAGAGNDPAVRDIDISALRDRLSRAGAIIDPDA